From one Brachypodium distachyon strain Bd21 chromosome 4, Brachypodium_distachyon_v3.0, whole genome shotgun sequence genomic stretch:
- the LOC100821236 gene encoding DNA mismatch repair protein MSH6, with product MASRRLSNGRSPLVRKQSQITSFFSTPSPSSSASKSAAKPTPSPSSTPKSDAKPSPSPSSSAPKPAAKPSPSPLNPKARKPPLVVPSPSPPKSAPPAPQQQGQDEEKKEQNASAAPAGEAVGRRLRVYWPLDDAWYEGRVDDYDEGSRRHRVKYDDGEDEEVDLRKEKFEWAAEEATPPPARKLRRLRRMSDTANAKSLAGLEDEEIGDSPEDGDWKKDAEEVELDDEEDEAVSSRKGKSRNSLSMSASTPRSTSGLASTSSGSTVLKKRKKVDVGTLDCAKKFSFQLASTPEKVELKVPMSCDGREKILENAHTVLTGELAERFGQRQAEKFKFLGDGRKDAKGRRPGHPAYDPRTLSLPPQFLANLTGGQRQWWEFKSQHMDKVLFFKMGKFYELYEMDAHVGARELDLQYMKGDQPHCGFPEKNLSVNLEKLAQKGYRVLVVEQTETPNQLELRRKETGTKDKVVRREICAMVTKGTLTEGEFLLANPDPSYILSVAESYQHSSKKSQDGHTIGVCIVDVSTSKFVVGQFQDDAERHVLCSILSEIRPVEIIKPAKMLSPETERALKNNTRDPLINDLLPSTEFWDAEKTIHEIEQYYSSSDKLTTSQNTPGVQNNVGCLPALLSELIGAGDRAYALSALGGSLFYLRQVLLDKKLIPCAEFEPLTCSGLLNNTRKHMIFDAAALENLEILENATGGLSGTLYAQLNHCVTGFGKRLLKRWIVRPLYDSKAILQRQGAIAIFKGVGHECAIQFRKDLSRLPDMERLLARLFSSCDENGRSSKSVVLYEDVSKRLLQQFTSALRGCQQMFQACSSVRMLTGTEGSCLLNDLLSPGKGLPDVSSILDHFRDAFDWSEADHNGRIIPHEGCDPEYDATCSAIEEIESSLKEYLKEQRELLADSSVKYVDVGKDTYLIEVSESLGGSVPRNYELQSTKKGFYRYWTPEVKELISELSKAAAGKESILKGILQKLIHLFVEHHSKWRQLVSVVAEIDVLISLAIASDYFEGPTCRPTIRESYGSDDTPTFYARNLGHPIIRSDSLGKGSFVPNDIKMGGPGNASFIVLTGPNMGGKSTLLRQVCLTIILAQIGANVPAENFEFSLVDRIFVRMGARDHIMAGQSTFLVELMETASVLSSATKNSLVALDELGRGTSTSDGQAIAASVLEYLVHHVQCLGLFSTHYHRLAVEQQDIKVSLCHMACEVGMGEGGLEEVTFLYRLTAGSCPKSYGVNVARLAGIPASVLQRANQKSNEFEANYGKQHFATKDKFVCALREDNFATIKDLFRVVKAGNHQEGQVASLSMLREIQKLARVQAIKG from the exons ATGGCGTCGCGCCGCCTGAGCAACGGCCGCTCCCCTCTCGTGCGGAAGCAGAGCCAGatcacctccttcttctccaccccctcgccctcctcctccgcctcgaaGTCCGCCGCAAAACCTACGCCGTCGCCCTCCTCCACCCCGAAGTCCGATGCAAagccctcgccgtcgccctcctcctccgccccgaaGCCCGCTGCAAAACCATCGCCGTCGCCCCTGAACCCTAAGGCGAGGAAGCCCCCTCTCGTGGtgccttccccttcccctcccaAGTCGGCGCCGCCAGCaccgcagcagcaggggcaggatgaggagaagaaggagcagAATGCTTCGGCGGCGCCTGCGGGAGAGGCCGTGGGGAGGCGGCTGAGGGTGTACTGGCCGCTGGACGACGCCTGGTATGAGGGCAGAGTGGATGATTACGACGAAGGCTCGCGGCGGCACCGCGTGAAGTACGACGAtggggaggacgaggaggtcgACCTCAGGAAGGAAAAATTCGAGTGGGCCGCGGAGGAGGCAACACCACCGCCAGCGAGGAAGCTGCGACGTCTCAGGCGGATGTCTGATACCGCAAACGCGAAGTCGCTGGCTGGGCTGGAAGACGAGGAGATTGGGGATTCCCCTGAGGACGGGGACTGGAAGAAGGACGCCGAGGAAGTGGAGTTGGATGATGAAGAGGACGAGGCGGTCAGTTCGCGAAAGGGGAAGTCAAGGAACTCCTTGTCTATGTCAGCGTCAACACCACGGTCAACGTCTGGCCTGGCCTCCACATCATCAGGGTCAACGGTGttaaagaagaggaaaaaagtGGATGTGGGTACATTGGATTGCGCTAAAAAGTTCAGCTTTCAACTAGCTAGCACCCCTGAAAAAGTTGAATTAAAAGTGCCAATGAGCTGTGACGGGA GGGAGAAAATTTTAGAGAATGCTCACACTGTTCTTACTGGAGAGCTGGCTGAGCGCTTTGGTCAGCGCCAGGCGGAAAAGTTCAAATTCCTTGGGGA TGGGCGCAAAGATGCAAAAGGGAGACGGCCTGGACACCCAGCCTATGATCCAAGAACTCTCTCCTTGCCTCCCCAGTTCTTGGCGAACTTGACAGGCGGACAG AGACAATGGTGGGAATTTAAATCACAGCATATGGATAAGGTTCTGTTCTTCAAG ATGGGCAAATTCTATGAACTGTATGAGATGGATGCCCATGTTGGGGCAAGGGAGCTTGATCTTCAGTACATGAAG GGTGACCAACCTCATTGTGGCTTCCCAGAGAAGAACTTATCAGTGAATTTGGAGAAACTAGCTCAGAAG GGTTACCGCGTTCTAGTTGTAGAGCAGACCGAAACACCGAACCAGCTTGAACTCCGCCGTAAAGAGACGGGCACAAAAGACAAG GTTGTGAGGCGTGAAATATGTGCAATGGTCACAAAGGGAACACTAACAGAAGGAGAATTCCTTCTGGCAAACCCAGATCCGTCATATATATTATCTGTGGCTGAAAGTTATCAACATAGTTCAAAGAAGAGTCAAGATGGTCATACAATCGGTGTTTGCATAGTTGATGTTTCTACAAGCAAATTTGTTGTTGGACAG TTCCAAGATGACGCTGAACGCCATGTGTTGTGTTCTATTTTGTCTGAAATAAGACCCGTGGAAATCATAAAGCCAGCTAAGATGTTGAGTCCAGAAACTGAGAGGGCACTGAAAAACAATACTAGAGATCCTTTGATAAATGATTTGCTTCCATCTACGGAATTTTGGGATGCAGAGAAGACTATTCATGAGATAGAGCAGTACTACAGCTCATCGGATAAGCTTACTACATCACAAAACACTCCTGGTGTACAAAACAATGTGGGCTGTCTGCCTGCCCTGTTAAGTGAGCTAATTGGAGCTGGTGACAGAGCATATGCACTTTCTGCTCTGGGAGGTTCCTTATTTTATTTAAGGCAAGTCCTTCTGGATAAGAAATTGATTCCATGTGCTGAGTTTGAGCCCCTTACATGCTCGGGGCTCCTCAACAATACGCGGAAGCATATGATATTCGATGCAGCAGCACTTGAAAATTTGGAGATTTTAGAGAATGCAACTGGTGGCCTCTCAGG GACTTTGTATGCACAATTGAATCATTGTGTTACGGGATTTGGGAAAAGGTTGCTCAAACGGTGGATTGTAAGGCCTTTGTATGACAGCAAAGCAATACTACAGCGTCAAGGTGCTATCGCTATTTTCAAG GGTGTTGGGCATGAATGCGCTATCCAGTTCCGTAAGGATTTATCTAGGCTCCCAGACATGGAGCGTCTGCTTGCACGCCTTTTCTCTAGCTG TGATGAAAATGGGAGAAGTTCAAAGTCAGTTGTTCTTTATGAAGATGTATCAAAAAGACTGCTTCAGCAGTTCACTTCTGCTCTTCGTGGTTGCCAGCAAATGTTCCAAGCATGTTCTTCTGTCAGGATGTTGACAGGCACAGAGGGGTCATGTCTACTAAATGATTTGCTTTCACCAG GCAAAGGATTACCAGATGTATCGTCTATTTTAGATCACTTCAGGGATGCATTTGATTGGTCAGAAGCTGATCATAATGGTCGGATCATACCCCATGAAGGTTGTGATCCTGAATATGACGCCACTTGCTCTGCCATAGAGGAGATTGAATCCAGTCTAAAAGAATACCTGAAAGAGCAAAGGGAGCTACTGGCAGACTCATCG GTGAAGTATGTGGATGTTGGAAAAGATACATACCTTATTGAAGTGTCTGAGAGCCTGGGAGGTTCTGTTCCTAGGAACTATGAGTTGCAGTCTACAAAAAAG GGCTTCTACCGGTACTGGACACCAGAAGTAAAAGAGCTAATATCAGAACTTTCTAAGGCTGCAGCAGGCAAAGAATCAATATTGAAAGGCATTCTTCAGAAGCTAATTCATCTCTTTGTTGAGCATCACAGCAAGTGGAGACAGTTAGTTTCTGTAGTTGCTG AGATTGATGTTTTGATTAGTCTTGCTATCGCGAGTGATTATTTTGAGGGGCCAACTTGCCGTCCAACTATCAGAGAATCATATGGTTCAGATGATACTCCTACTTTCTATGCAAGAAATCTTGGACACCCAATTATTCGAAGTGATTCATTAGGCAAGGGTTCTTTTGTGCCCAATGACATCAAGATGGGTGGGCCTGGCAATGCCAGCTTTATTGTTCTTACAGGTCCAAATATGGGTGGTAAATCAACTCTTCTGCGTCAAGTTTGTCTTACCATAATATTGGCACAG ATTGGAGCAAATGTTCCGGCAGAAAACTTTGAGTTTTCTCTTGTTGACCGCATCTTTGTTCGCATGGGAGCAAGGGACCATATTATGGCTGGCCAAAGTACATTCTTGGTGGAGCTCATGGAGACTGCTTCTGTGCTT TCGTCAGCTACCAAGAATTCTCTTGTGGCTTTAGATGAGCTTGGGCGGGGCACATCAACTTCTGATGGACAAGCTATTGC GGCATCTGTTCTAGAATATCTAGTTCATCATGTGCAATGTCTAGGCTTGTTTTCTACGCACTACCATAGATTAGCAGTGGAACAACAGGATATCAAG GTATCACTTTGTCATATGGCATGCGAAGTAGGTATGGGAGAAGGAGGTTTGGAAGAAGTGACTTTCCTTTATAGGTTAACAGCTGGTTCATGTCCTAAAAGCTACGGCGTAAATGTTGCTCGATTAGCAG GAATACCTGCATCAGTGCTTCAAAGGGCAAATCAGAAATCAAATGAATTTGAGGCCAATTATGGGAAGCAACACTTCGCGACTAAAGATAAGTTTGTATGTGCACTGAGGGAGGACAATTTCGCTACCATTAAGGATTTGTTCCGTGTTGTGAAGGCAGGGAATCATCAAGAAGGTCAGGTGGCAAGCTTAAGTATGCTTCGTGAAATACAGAAGCTTGCCAGGGTGCAGGCTATAAAAGGATAA